One window of Triticum dicoccoides isolate Atlit2015 ecotype Zavitan chromosome 5A, WEW_v2.0, whole genome shotgun sequence genomic DNA carries:
- the LOC119298687 gene encoding signal recognition particle 54 kDa protein 2-like — protein sequence MVLAQLGRSISRALAWMGNATVIDEKVLRECLNEISPVLLQSGIRKIVNLETLAAGTNKLCIIQQAVFTDLCNMLDPGKPVFTPKKGKPNVVMFVGLQGQSDSPTNLACLLCLLFYTYY from the exons ATGGTGCTCGCACAGCTGGGCAGGAGCATCTCCCGCGCGCTTGCGTGGATGGGCAATGCCACAGTGATCGACGAGAAGGTGCTTAGGGAGTGCCTCAACGAGATCTCCCCCGTGCTCTTGCAGTCTGGCATCCGGAAGATCGTCAACCTCGAGACCCTCGCCGCCGGCACCAACAAGCTGTGCATCATACAGCAG GCTGTCTTCACGGACCTCTGCAACATGCTAGATCCAGGGAAGCCGGTCTTCACCCCCAAGAAAGGCAAGCCCAATGTCGTCATGTTTGTCGGATTGCAGGGCCAGTCTGACTCACCAACCAACCTCGCCTGCTTGCTCTGTTTATTGTTCTACACCTATTACTGA